Part of the Verrucomicrobiales bacterium genome, AGCCAACCAACGGAAGGTCTGGGAAACGCTCCTCCAAATGCAGCAAATAACCGCCGAATACATGCTCTCAAACCTCCCCAATCCTCCTCGTCGCAAACGTCTCTCCAAAAAACGCTTAGGACTTAACTAACCGCCATTCAGGTCTGTCCCTGTTTTGCATGCGTGATATCTAATAGCCGAGCCCGAAACCAAGTCGAGACAGAAACCATTGAACCAGAAGAACCTGCTGACTCTCTCCCGGCCATTTTAAGCCTCACCCTACTCGGATCCCGGTGCACCCACCACTCTACCGCGCGAGCACTACGTCATGCCTCAAAAAATGCTCAACTTCCGACAATCCCCGAAGTGCTGGTTTTGCCGCCGGGTCCAAGATGTGAAGGTCACTTCTAAATCATGAGCACAACGCCGACTCAATTGGGACCCGAATCCAGAGGAACCGGCTCGCCACGCGGCCCGGAGGTATCTCTCAACCGAATTCTGGTACCCGTGGATTTCAGCCCTGAATCAAAACTTGGCGGACGCTTCGCCGGCGAAGTGGCATCGCGATTTCATTCCCAAATCCATTGGCTGCATGTGATCGAGCCTCCCAGTCTCCCAGAGTGGGGCTACGTGCATATGGCTCTCAGGGAGAAAGGTCTCCGCGATGCAGCAACGTCGCGGCTCCCCCAGTTTCCTCAGGAATGTGGCGTGAGCCCCGCTCAGGTGGCCTCTACCCGACTGCGGAACGGTGAAGCGGCAGCTCAAATCTGCCAGGAAGCTAAGGACACTACCTCCGATCTGATCATCATGGCTAGCCATGGTCTCGGAGGCTGGTCTCATGTCATGGGTGGAAGCACCACCTTGCGTGTCATTAGGCATGCACCATGCCCCGTGTTGACGGTCCGCGATCGCGCCCTGTCCTCCACGACTGGCACCCACGTGGGCAGGCAATTCAAACGAATCTTGGTCACCACTGACTTTTCGGACGCATCCAAAAAGGCTCTCCCGTACGCCGTCGCCCTGGCCCATCGATTCGAAGCTAGCCTCTCGTTGCTCTTTGTGGTGCCCGAGGTGATCCCTGCTGAGTTTGCACCCACGGCCGTAGGCTTGGAGGAGGAGCGCCTTCTGGCCGAAGCTCGCGAGCGCCTGCCTCACTTCCGGGAGGCCGAGCTCGA contains:
- a CDS encoding universal stress protein; this translates as MSTTPTQLGPESRGTGSPRGPEVSLNRILVPVDFSPESKLGGRFAGEVASRFHSQIHWLHVIEPPSLPEWGYVHMALREKGLRDAATSRLPQFPQECGVSPAQVASTRLRNGEAAAQICQEAKDTTSDLIIMASHGLGGWSHVMGGSTTLRVIRHAPCPVLTVRDRALSSTTGTHVGRQFKRILVTTDFSDASKKALPYAVALAHRFEASLSLLFVVPEVIPAEFAPTAVGLEEERLLAEARERLPHFREAELDPHLVVNSIVLNGSPAAEICRTAELQNSDLIVMATHGRSGASHFILGSVTENVVRHAPCPVLVVREREHEFVKASTPPPPAL